A genomic stretch from Petrimonas mucosa includes:
- a CDS encoding IS4 family transposase, translating into MNKSTYFFGQSVFGQLISMIDSGIIARNSKRHKADHYVKRFMAKDHLISMLFCVFAKCSSLREVAGAMLGLSGKTRHFQLGHIPYRSTLSDANKRRSVDFFSGVYHDLLREYQHVISDTRFKAVLNKQVEIFDSTVISLFQDILKCVGRTPSNGKRKGGIKVHTVINVDEPVPKMVWFTSAATHDHALLKKLSPDDNTIYVFDKGYNDYKAFKLFGKKGAGFVTRIKDDAVYKVEQELHVEECIHSGVLEDTIIEVTVKEDNGQGKLMLRKVVFYDRVLKRKFEFLTNLFDLRPDMIAALYKIRWQIELLFRQLKGNFPLKYFLGDNENAIKTQIYCALIVNLLLTVVQKRLKRRWAFSNLVSFCRIHLFNYLHLMRFLENPERDWQRDDKNLGMLTLFRGALTFENNRKLKKHV; encoded by the coding sequence ATGAACAAAAGTACTTATTTTTTCGGACAATCGGTTTTCGGACAGCTCATATCTATGATAGATTCAGGAATCATCGCTCGAAACAGCAAACGCCACAAGGCTGATCATTACGTGAAACGTTTCATGGCCAAGGATCACCTCATAAGCATGTTATTTTGTGTTTTCGCCAAATGCTCCTCCCTGCGAGAGGTGGCGGGCGCAATGCTCGGTCTTTCAGGCAAGACCAGGCATTTCCAACTCGGCCACATACCCTACAGGAGCACATTGTCGGACGCCAACAAGCGCCGGAGTGTTGATTTCTTCTCGGGCGTGTATCACGATTTGCTCCGCGAGTATCAACACGTGATCTCGGACACCCGGTTCAAGGCCGTGTTGAACAAGCAGGTCGAGATCTTCGACAGCACGGTCATCAGCTTGTTTCAGGACATCCTGAAGTGCGTCGGCAGAACACCCTCTAACGGTAAACGCAAAGGGGGGATCAAGGTGCACACCGTCATCAATGTGGACGAGCCCGTTCCCAAGATGGTATGGTTCACGTCCGCCGCCACGCACGACCACGCGCTGTTGAAGAAACTCAGCCCCGACGACAACACCATTTACGTCTTCGACAAGGGATACAACGACTACAAGGCCTTCAAGCTGTTCGGTAAGAAGGGGGCCGGCTTCGTCACCCGCATCAAGGACGACGCCGTTTACAAGGTGGAACAAGAGCTTCACGTTGAAGAATGCATTCATAGCGGCGTGCTGGAGGACACCATCATAGAGGTGACCGTCAAGGAGGACAATGGGCAGGGCAAGCTGATGTTGCGCAAGGTGGTGTTCTACGACAGGGTGTTGAAACGCAAGTTCGAGTTCCTCACCAACCTGTTCGACCTTCGTCCCGACATGATAGCCGCCCTTTACAAGATTAGATGGCAAATTGAATTGCTGTTCAGGCAGTTAAAAGGTAACTTCCCCTTGAAGTACTTCCTCGGGGACAACGAGAACGCGATAAAAACACAGATATATTGCGCCTTGATCGTGAACCTCTTGCTCACGGTTGTTCAAAAGCGGTTGAAACGGCGCTGGGCATTCTCGAACCTGGTATCATTTTGCAGGATACACCTGTTCAATTACTTGCATTTGATGAGATTTTTAGAAAATCCGGAACGAGACTGGCAACGGGATGACAAGAATTTAGGGATGCTCACCCTTTTCAGGGGGGCGCTTACTTTTGAGAATAATAGAAAACTAAAAAAACATGTCTGA
- a CDS encoding cellulase family glycosylhydrolase — protein sequence MRGIFIRGDKWYYDGVVINRGAAAEGLLMNVRMVNAVFEDRSRQALEMEEKFDPETNADAFISLIPEYVAYGVNAFTISLQGGDPGYEGAINSAFNADGTLRKNYLERVERIIRACERQDVVVNLSCFYQRQYSHFSALSGKESIKNAIKNTVKWIAEKRFSNVILEISNEYQHGGYKNWPDGDWLMSEKGQLELIRLAKQYNPGLLVSTSGLGNGELHGSLIEAADFILIHFNITPIDNYPSKIGKLKKYGKPVVCNEDDKKGASGARALKQAVINGCGWGYMNYTTNQSFPFVFKGSSDDIKVYRMFSKATTPGNQFTE from the coding sequence ATGAGAGGAATCTTTATTCGGGGAGATAAGTGGTATTATGATGGGGTTGTGATCAACAGGGGAGCTGCTGCTGAAGGATTGTTAATGAATGTGCGAATGGTCAATGCGGTTTTTGAAGATCGCAGCCGGCAAGCATTGGAAATGGAGGAGAAGTTTGATCCGGAGACCAATGCCGATGCATTTATTTCCCTGATTCCTGAATATGTTGCTTATGGCGTAAATGCGTTTACCATCTCACTCCAAGGAGGGGACCCGGGTTACGAAGGAGCCATCAATTCCGCCTTTAACGCAGATGGTACACTGCGGAAAAATTATCTTGAGAGAGTTGAAAGAATAATAAGGGCCTGCGAGAGACAAGATGTTGTAGTCAATCTCTCCTGTTTTTATCAACGGCAATACTCTCATTTTTCAGCTCTCTCAGGCAAAGAGAGCATCAAAAATGCCATAAAGAATACGGTGAAATGGATTGCCGAAAAAAGGTTCTCCAATGTTATTCTCGAAATATCTAACGAATACCAACATGGTGGATACAAAAACTGGCCTGATGGTGATTGGCTGATGAGTGAAAAAGGACAGTTGGAATTGATCAGGCTTGCAAAACAGTACAACCCCGGACTGCTAGTCAGCACCAGCGGTTTGGGTAATGGAGAGCTCCACGGTTCATTGATAGAAGCGGCTGACTTTATACTGATCCATTTCAACATCACCCCCATCGACAACTATCCATCTAAAATTGGTAAATTGAAAAAATACGGCAAACCCGTTGTTTGCAACGAAGATGACAAAAAAGGCGCATCAGGTGCCAGGGCTTTGAAACAAGCTGTTATCAATGGGTGCGGATGGGGGTATATGAACTACACGACAAATCAATCTTTCCCTTTTGTCTTTAAAGGTAGTAGCGACGATATTAAGGTTTACAGGATGTTTAGCAAGGCAACTACCCCTGGCAACCAATTCACCGAATAA
- a CDS encoding LexA family protein, whose product MMRKLFTSAQIEIFKPEFSEVKIPMAGSVAAGPFSNVDDFVSERIDLNKLLIRHPEATFYARVRGNSMLGDFSDGDLLVVDRAEEWSHGRIALCYLEGEFTVKRIHLENGICTLIPSNPSYKPIVITSENTLVVWGIITYSICRHP is encoded by the coding sequence ATGATGAGAAAACTGTTTACATCGGCACAAATTGAGATTTTCAAACCTGAGTTTTCAGAAGTGAAGATCCCCATGGCAGGCAGTGTGGCAGCAGGTCCATTCTCCAATGTGGACGATTTTGTAAGCGAACGGATCGACCTGAACAAGCTGCTTATCCGGCATCCTGAGGCCACTTTTTATGCCCGTGTAAGGGGGAACTCCATGTTGGGAGATTTCAGCGATGGCGACCTGCTGGTTGTGGACCGGGCCGAGGAGTGGTCGCATGGCAGGATCGCTCTCTGTTACCTGGAAGGAGAGTTTACCGTAAAACGGATCCACCTCGAAAACGGGATCTGTACGCTTATACCCTCCAATCCGAGTTATAAGCCTATTGTCATTACGTCGGAGAATACGCTTGTAGTGTGGGGCATCATTACCTACTCAATCTGCAGACATCCATGA
- a CDS encoding NUDIX hydrolase, whose product MKNSTHVYNPHVSVDCVVFGFDGEKLKVLLIERTIEEQNFSDKKLPGSIIFEDEDLDEAAIRILNELTGLKNIYLSQFHSFGNPQRTKNMRDKNWLEKLTNMKIGRIVTVGYVALIKISRKIIFESENTAANWYDVSSLKSLRLAFDHNEIADTALEHIRHKVKSEPSMLFELLPRKFTMTQLRNLYDAIMGTTSDVRNFKKKIMQIEGLEQLDEVQKDVPYRAPRLYRFDKKVHKKNTRKLYS is encoded by the coding sequence ATGAAAAATAGCACTCATGTTTACAACCCTCACGTTTCGGTGGACTGCGTTGTTTTTGGGTTTGACGGTGAAAAACTGAAAGTATTGCTTATCGAACGGACGATAGAAGAACAAAACTTTAGCGATAAAAAATTACCGGGAAGCATTATTTTCGAAGATGAAGACCTGGATGAGGCAGCTATACGTATCCTTAACGAACTGACGGGATTAAAAAACATTTACCTGAGCCAGTTTCATAGCTTTGGCAATCCCCAAAGGACAAAGAATATGAGGGACAAAAATTGGCTGGAGAAACTGACAAACATGAAAATCGGCAGAATCGTTACAGTAGGGTATGTGGCACTGATTAAAATAAGTAGAAAAATTATTTTTGAGTCGGAGAATACTGCAGCAAACTGGTACGACGTAAGTTCATTAAAATCTTTACGGCTAGCTTTCGATCACAATGAAATTGCGGATACTGCGTTAGAGCATATACGCCACAAAGTGAAGTCGGAGCCCTCCATGTTGTTCGAGTTGCTTCCCCGAAAATTTACCATGACTCAACTCCGCAACCTCTACGACGCCATCATGGGCACAACGTCTGATGTCCGTAACTTCAAGAAAAAAATAATGCAGATTGAAGGCCTGGAACAATTGGACGAAGTGCAGAAAGATGTACCTTACAGAGCTCCCAGGCTTTACAGGTTCGATAAAAAAGTAC
- a CDS encoding IS982 family transposase, translated as MITTDKVIEIFCIADDFCAEYENEIRNHQLQAGDITKRRNRKTQMSQSEIIAVMVCFHCGTFHNFKNYYLFYICKHMKSYFPNAVSYNRFVELQPRVIVPFMLLLKLFGFGECTGITYVDSTPIKVCHNKRIHSNKVFRDLAQRGKSTMGWFFGFKLHLVCNEKGELLNFSLTKGNVDDRNPDVINVLTKDLFGKLYADKGYISTKLFEMLFDQGVHLVTGIRSNMKNSLMSFRDKILLRKRSVIESINDELKNICQIEHSRHRSTHNFIMNIIAALVAYCFFPKKPSIKFEVEKSSQLTIWG; from the coding sequence ATGATCACAACAGACAAAGTTATTGAAATATTTTGTATTGCCGACGATTTTTGTGCAGAATATGAGAATGAAATCCGGAATCACCAACTTCAAGCAGGTGACATAACGAAAAGGAGAAACAGGAAAACGCAAATGTCCCAGAGCGAGATTATTGCCGTGATGGTCTGCTTCCACTGTGGAACCTTTCATAATTTCAAGAATTATTACCTGTTTTATATTTGCAAGCACATGAAGAGCTATTTTCCAAATGCCGTTTCCTACAACCGTTTTGTCGAGTTGCAACCCAGGGTGATTGTACCTTTCATGCTGTTGCTCAAACTCTTTGGATTTGGTGAATGCACAGGCATTACATATGTGGATAGCACTCCAATCAAAGTATGTCATAACAAGCGTATCCACTCGAATAAAGTATTCAGGGATTTGGCACAAAGAGGGAAAAGTACGATGGGCTGGTTTTTTGGATTCAAGCTTCATCTGGTCTGTAATGAAAAGGGTGAATTGCTGAATTTCTCTCTCACAAAAGGCAATGTCGACGATAGAAACCCTGACGTAATCAATGTTCTTACCAAAGATCTTTTCGGTAAACTATATGCAGACAAGGGTTACATCAGCACAAAGCTCTTCGAGATGCTGTTTGACCAGGGAGTTCATTTAGTGACCGGTATACGCTCAAATATGAAAAATTCCCTGATGTCATTCCGCGACAAGATTCTCTTACGCAAAAGATCTGTAATTGAGTCCATCAATGATGAACTGAAGAATATCTGCCAGATAGAACATTCAAGGCATCGTTCCACACATAATTTCATCATGAACATAATTGCTGCATTGGTGGCATATTGTTTCTTTCCCAAAAAGCCTTCAATCAAATTTGAAGTGGAAAAGTCAAGTCAATTAACCATTTGGGGATAA
- a CDS encoding bifunctional enoyl-CoA hydratase/phosphate acetyltransferase, with amino-acid sequence MILRLTELIEKAKQKPTRRVAVAAAEDEMVLKSLVAAMQQGVISPVLVGDKTAIEKTAKHAALDLSRVEIIHNPDGAVESAKIALSLVKRGDADILMKGLIPTGDLLRAVLDKANGLRKAALLSHVAFFESPYYHKLLCVTDAAMNIAPDFDTKVHILNNAVEACHKLGITEPKVAVVAAVEIVNPKMEATVHAALLKEMNIKKQLQGCIVDGPFAIDIAVDKEAAAHKGIVSEVAGDSDIILVPDIEAGNIFYKALNFLGGAVCAAVIMGAAVPIVLTSRSDSEISKMLSISLAAAMD; translated from the coding sequence ATGATTCTCAGATTAACTGAACTTATTGAAAAAGCCAAACAGAAGCCCACACGAAGAGTTGCAGTAGCGGCAGCAGAGGACGAGATGGTGTTAAAGTCACTCGTTGCAGCCATGCAACAAGGAGTTATCAGCCCTGTGCTGGTGGGCGACAAAACCGCAATTGAAAAAACCGCGAAACATGCTGCCCTTGACCTGAGTCGGGTTGAGATCATCCACAATCCCGACGGTGCCGTCGAATCGGCAAAGATCGCGCTATCTCTCGTCAAGAGAGGTGATGCCGATATTCTGATGAAGGGGCTTATTCCTACGGGCGATCTGCTTAGGGCGGTACTCGACAAGGCGAATGGTCTGCGCAAAGCAGCCCTGCTCAGTCATGTAGCCTTCTTTGAATCTCCCTACTACCACAAACTCTTATGTGTAACGGATGCAGCCATGAACATCGCTCCCGATTTCGACACCAAAGTACACATTCTCAACAATGCCGTAGAGGCGTGTCACAAACTCGGGATAACTGAACCGAAAGTAGCTGTTGTCGCAGCCGTGGAAATTGTTAACCCTAAAATGGAAGCCACCGTTCATGCTGCTCTGCTAAAAGAGATGAACATCAAAAAACAATTGCAGGGATGCATCGTGGACGGGCCCTTCGCCATCGATATTGCCGTCGACAAAGAGGCTGCCGCACACAAAGGCATCGTCAGTGAGGTTGCCGGAGATAGCGACATTATTCTCGTGCCCGACATCGAAGCCGGAAATATTTTCTACAAGGCATTGAACTTCTTGGGTGGAGCCGTCTGTGCTGCCGTAATCATGGGGGCTGCGGTTCCCATCGTCCTCACATCACGCTCCGATTCCGAAATCAGCAAGATGCTGTCGATCTCGCTGGCAGCAGCAATGGATTAA
- a CDS encoding serine hydrolase domain-containing protein, producing MNETKTYFPLPDSLRGWRTLTGPEEIKKVAGIDPFKLNSAFDFVRTTTDNGGLLVVKNGYLVYEKYFGKGQREATPNLGSCGKSFTSIAVGILMDERPDLFPKGLNQKIFTPDYLPFNAFPLPDSRMADIQLGQLLSFTAGIRGNNPVFVNGIAREIDPVGPDGWYALVDTYALGIETGRMGKVPFSTQSLWCNPGEGYSYATASIHIASIMLRHITGNELEDYIDTHLATPLGWGRWGFGYKYARQVAHTPGGGGIALRSTDMLRFCYLLLNEGNWKGEQIVPKEYVRKATKASPYNPHFTYSLQFNINSNGSIPELPRDAYWKTGSGGHCFYVVPSLELIVWKMGGRDGQYGSNDTGLSEPEMLFEPLQSLPSDDNNRGDVYIKTLELIIKSCI from the coding sequence TTGAATGAAACCAAAACCTATTTTCCTTTGCCTGATTCGCTGAGGGGGTGGAGAACCTTGACCGGTCCTGAGGAGATTAAAAAAGTTGCGGGTATAGACCCGTTTAAATTAAATAGCGCTTTCGACTTTGTACGTACTACTACTGATAACGGCGGGTTGTTGGTGGTCAAAAACGGATACCTGGTCTATGAGAAATATTTTGGTAAGGGACAACGCGAAGCCACACCCAATTTGGGTTCTTGTGGAAAATCATTTACCAGTATTGCTGTAGGAATATTAATGGATGAGCGACCTGATCTTTTTCCAAAAGGCCTGAATCAAAAAATTTTCACTCCCGATTATCTTCCATTCAATGCATTTCCCTTACCCGACAGCCGGATGGCTGATATACAGCTGGGGCAGCTCTTAAGCTTTACTGCAGGCATCAGAGGGAATAATCCGGTATTTGTAAACGGTATAGCCCGAGAAATTGATCCTGTCGGCCCCGATGGATGGTATGCCCTGGTAGATACTTATGCCCTGGGAATTGAAACGGGAAGAATGGGTAAAGTCCCATTCAGCACCCAATCTCTCTGGTGCAATCCCGGAGAGGGGTATTCCTATGCCACCGCATCCATTCATATTGCATCCATCATGCTTCGGCATATTACAGGCAACGAGCTGGAAGATTATATTGATACACACCTGGCAACACCATTGGGCTGGGGACGATGGGGTTTCGGATATAAATATGCCAGACAGGTTGCACACACTCCGGGAGGGGGCGGTATTGCTTTGAGAAGTACAGATATGTTACGCTTTTGTTATCTCTTGTTAAACGAAGGGAATTGGAAGGGAGAACAGATTGTGCCAAAAGAATATGTCCGAAAAGCGACCAAGGCTTCTCCCTATAACCCACACTTCACTTACAGCCTACAGTTCAACATTAATAGCAACGGTTCAATTCCTGAGTTGCCCAGGGATGCCTACTGGAAAACTGGATCTGGCGGCCACTGTTTCTATGTAGTTCCTTCGCTGGAGTTAATTGTCTGGAAGATGGGGGGCAGAGATGGTCAGTATGGCAGTAACGATACCGGTCTTTCCGAACCCGAAATGTTATTCGAGCCACTTCAATCTCTCCCCTCTGACGACAACAATAGGGGTGATGTCTACATTAAAACATTGGAACTGATTATTAAGAGCTGTATATGA
- the buk gene encoding butyrate kinase, with protein MDTTPRILVINPGSTSTKIAVYKNGDVVFLKTIRHSVEELSQFKRISDQYEFRKNIIYNELKNAEIRLDLIRIVVGRGGIVKPIASGVYRVNETMKRDLIEAKRGEHASNLGALIADDIARQLPSAEAFIADPVVVDELEPIARYSGHPLFERVSLFHALNQKAIARAHAKSLMRRYEDMDLIVAHLGGGISVGVHHKGRVIDVNQALDGDGPISPERSGTLPVGELLKMAFSGKYTYEEMKSMVVGKGGLYAYTGLNDAYEVEKAAQAGDKRCYEVMEAMAYQIAKEIGAFSTVLKGDVDAILLTGGMANSKWFCNLIIERIHKIAPVYVYPGEDEMKALAENGALILNGEIEPKEYV; from the coding sequence ATGGACACTACTCCACGAATCCTGGTAATCAATCCAGGTTCAACATCAACAAAAATTGCCGTTTATAAAAACGGAGATGTAGTTTTTTTAAAGACTATCCGCCACTCAGTCGAGGAATTAAGCCAGTTTAAAAGAATAAGCGATCAGTATGAATTTCGCAAGAATATCATCTACAATGAATTAAAGAACGCCGAAATCAGGTTGGATCTTATCCGGATCGTCGTCGGACGCGGAGGAATAGTGAAACCCATCGCGTCGGGCGTTTACAGGGTAAACGAAACCATGAAGAGAGACCTTATCGAGGCAAAAAGAGGAGAACACGCCAGCAACCTGGGGGCACTCATTGCCGACGACATTGCCAGGCAACTCCCGTCGGCAGAGGCATTTATTGCCGATCCCGTGGTTGTTGACGAACTGGAACCCATTGCCCGGTATTCCGGACATCCCCTTTTCGAAAGAGTATCCCTTTTCCATGCGCTCAATCAGAAAGCGATCGCACGTGCCCATGCCAAATCCCTGATGCGCAGATATGAGGACATGGATCTTATCGTGGCCCACCTGGGCGGCGGAATATCGGTGGGGGTACACCACAAGGGCCGGGTCATCGACGTAAACCAGGCGCTTGACGGCGACGGCCCCATCTCACCCGAACGGTCAGGAACATTGCCTGTGGGCGAACTGCTCAAGATGGCTTTTAGCGGTAAATACACCTACGAGGAGATGAAATCGATGGTGGTAGGTAAAGGGGGACTATACGCCTATACCGGATTGAACGATGCCTACGAAGTGGAAAAGGCGGCCCAGGCAGGCGACAAGAGGTGTTACGAAGTGATGGAGGCGATGGCCTATCAGATAGCCAAGGAGATCGGAGCCTTCTCTACCGTCCTGAAGGGGGATGTGGATGCGATCCTGCTCACCGGCGGAATGGCCAACAGCAAGTGGTTCTGCAACCTGATCATCGAGCGGATCCATAAGATTGCACCGGTATATGTATATCCGGGCGAGGATGAGATGAAGGCCCTGGCTGAAAACGGAGCCTTGATCCTCAATGGAGAGATAGAACCCAAAGAGTACGTGTAA
- a CDS encoding DUF6298 domain-containing protein, translating to MKVNKTVLFLIISIFFVGTVEGQSLILFKSRRPIQPWSKNPSFWEYKGEPLILLGGSNDDNLFQWPEEILIPHLDSMKLVGANYVRNTLSDRKDMGFELYPFKQLESGRYDLNEWNDEYWKRFETFLKETAKRDIIVQIELWDRFDYSQKNWPPHPYNPDNNINYSKEESGFSDNYPDHAGSNKQPFFFTSPLQRDNESVFNFQKKFIDKVLSYTLKHRHVLYCIDNETSGDENWSSFWADYIQSVADKKNKKICVTEMWDNWDMRTDIHRRTFDHPEKYQFCEVSQNTHQKGEAVWTNFQWVRNYIREKPRPINIVKTYGADTGRYGNSKDAVHRWWMHLIGGAASTRFHRPNSGLGLNELAVTSISAARKIESVVKFYVMEADNSLLLDRAEHEAYLACKPGEAYVIFFPNGGDVRLNVDLGNSDFEIRWMDISTGEWQTEPQLFNLGNSTRITTPDKKAWVAVLKRA from the coding sequence ATGAAAGTAAATAAAACAGTATTATTTTTAATAATTTCAATATTCTTTGTTGGAACTGTTGAAGGACAGAGTTTAATCCTTTTCAAAAGCAGAAGACCTATTCAGCCATGGAGTAAAAATCCGTCATTCTGGGAATATAAAGGAGAACCTTTAATACTTTTGGGTGGAAGTAACGACGATAACCTGTTTCAATGGCCGGAAGAGATATTGATTCCACATCTTGATTCAATGAAACTGGTCGGTGCCAATTATGTTCGTAATACCCTGAGTGACCGCAAGGATATGGGGTTTGAGCTATATCCATTTAAGCAGTTGGAATCAGGGCGATATGATTTGAATGAATGGAATGATGAATATTGGAAACGCTTTGAAACTTTTCTTAAAGAAACAGCAAAAAGAGATATTATAGTGCAAATTGAATTGTGGGATAGATTTGATTATAGTCAGAAAAACTGGCCTCCTCATCCATATAATCCTGATAATAATATCAATTACAGTAAAGAGGAGTCAGGTTTTAGTGATAACTATCCAGATCACGCAGGATCAAATAAACAGCCTTTTTTCTTCACATCACCTTTGCAGAGGGATAATGAAAGTGTATTTAATTTCCAAAAAAAGTTTATAGATAAGGTTTTGTCGTATACTCTTAAACACAGACATGTGCTGTATTGTATTGATAATGAGACTTCGGGAGACGAAAATTGGTCCTCTTTCTGGGCTGATTATATTCAGTCGGTGGCAGATAAAAAAAACAAGAAGATCTGTGTTACAGAGATGTGGGATAACTGGGACATGCGTACCGATATTCATAGACGAACATTTGATCATCCGGAGAAATATCAATTTTGTGAAGTTTCACAAAATACTCATCAGAAGGGTGAAGCAGTATGGACAAATTTCCAATGGGTTAGGAATTATATTAGGGAAAAGCCACGACCAATAAATATTGTAAAGACCTATGGTGCAGATACCGGGAGATATGGAAACTCGAAAGATGCTGTACATCGGTGGTGGATGCATTTAATTGGTGGAGCAGCATCTACACGCTTTCACCGTCCGAATTCGGGACTTGGTTTAAATGAACTTGCAGTAACTTCAATTAGTGCTGCGCGTAAAATTGAATCAGTAGTGAAGTTTTATGTAATGGAGGCCGACAATAGTCTTTTACTGGACAGGGCTGAGCATGAGGCTTACCTTGCTTGTAAACCAGGAGAAGCATATGTTATCTTTTTCCCAAATGGAGGAGATGTAAGGTTGAATGTGGATTTAGGGAACTCTGATTTTGAGATACGGTGGATGGATATAAGCACAGGGGAGTGGCAAACTGAGCCTCAGCTTTTCAATCTGGGTAATTCAACACGCATAACTACACCTGATAAGAAGGCCTGGGTGGCGGTATTAAAGCGTGCTTAA
- a CDS encoding dipeptidase, whose product MKEIDKYVKIHEKRFLDELFELIRIPSISSLPEHKADMYRAAEKWKEILLAAGADKAEVYETDGNPVTYGEKIIDPKAPTVMVYAHMDVMPVDPVGLWKTDPFEPVVKEGKIWARGADDDKGQGFMHAKAFEYLVKSGKLNCNVKFLIEGEEEVGSPSLPKFCKKHKKMLQADVILVSDTSMIAPDVPSITTGLRGLAYWQVEVTGPDKDLHSGLFGGAVANPINVLAKMIAQTTDDDGRILIPGFYDDVVEVSRKERTMMAKAPFSLDEYKRSLGVKEVAGEKGYSTNERTGIRPTFDVCGIWGGYTGEGAKTVLPSKAYAKISTRLVPNQDHNKIAQLFVKFFESIAPKSVKVKVEYLHGGPSYVCPIDLPAYKAAEKAYTEVYGKTPVPVRSGGSIPIIATFEEILGVKSVLMGFGLGSDAIHSPNENYPLEQFYNGIRTIPLFYRYFAEEMGR is encoded by the coding sequence ATGAAAGAAATCGACAAGTATGTAAAAATCCACGAAAAGCGTTTCCTTGACGAGCTGTTTGAACTGATCCGAATTCCATCCATTTCATCACTGCCGGAGCACAAAGCGGACATGTACCGCGCCGCCGAAAAATGGAAAGAAATCCTGCTCGCTGCCGGTGCCGATAAGGCGGAGGTATATGAAACCGATGGAAATCCGGTGACATATGGCGAGAAGATAATCGACCCCAAGGCACCCACCGTAATGGTTTACGCTCATATGGACGTTATGCCGGTTGATCCGGTCGGCTTATGGAAAACCGACCCCTTTGAACCGGTGGTGAAAGAGGGGAAGATCTGGGCGCGTGGCGCCGATGACGATAAAGGCCAGGGATTTATGCACGCCAAAGCGTTTGAATACCTCGTGAAGTCGGGGAAACTGAATTGTAATGTGAAATTCCTGATTGAGGGAGAAGAAGAGGTTGGGTCGCCCAGTTTGCCCAAGTTTTGCAAAAAACACAAAAAAATGCTGCAGGCCGATGTTATTCTGGTCTCAGATACCTCAATGATAGCCCCGGATGTTCCTTCCATTACCACCGGGTTGCGCGGGTTGGCATACTGGCAGGTGGAAGTTACCGGCCCGGACAAAGATCTGCATTCGGGACTTTTTGGTGGTGCCGTGGCCAACCCGATCAACGTGCTGGCCAAAATGATTGCCCAGACCACCGACGATGATGGGCGGATACTGATTCCCGGCTTTTACGACGATGTGGTGGAGGTCTCCCGCAAGGAGCGGACGATGATGGCAAAGGCCCCCTTCTCATTGGATGAGTACAAGAGATCGCTCGGCGTGAAGGAGGTTGCAGGCGAGAAGGGATACAGCACCAATGAACGTACCGGCATACGGCCCACGTTTGATGTTTGCGGCATATGGGGAGGTTATACGGGCGAAGGTGCAAAGACGGTTCTCCCTTCAAAAGCATACGCCAAGATCAGTACCCGGCTGGTGCCCAACCAGGACCACAACAAAATAGCCCAACTGTTTGTGAAATTCTTTGAAAGCATTGCTCCGAAATCGGTAAAGGTGAAAGTGGAATACCTGCACGGAGGGCCGTCGTATGTCTGCCCGATTGATTTGCCGGCATACAAGGCCGCCGAAAAAGCCTACACGGAGGTATACGGAAAAACTCCGGTTCCCGTCCGTTCGGGAGGAAGTATTCCGATTATCGCCACTTTTGAAGAAATTCTCGGTGTTAAGTCGGTCCTGATGGGCTTTGGGTTAGGATCTGATGCCATTCATTCGCCCAATGAGAATTACCCGTTGGAACAGTTTTACAACGGCATTCGTACTATTCCGCTGTTTTACCGGTATTTTGCGGAAGAGATGGGGAGGTAG